One genomic segment of Pseudomonas fortuita includes these proteins:
- the pyk gene encoding pyruvate kinase, translating to MTPDKKVKILATLGPAINGIDDIRQLVEAGVNIFRLNFSHGEHADHALRYQWIREVEQQLNYPLGILMDLQGPKLRVGRFAEGKVQLQRGQALRLDLDKTPGDSRRVNLPHPEIIAALEPGMDLLLDDGKLRLRVTAKHNDAIDTEVLNGGELSDRKGVNVPQAVLDLSPLTEKDRRDLAFGLELGVDWVALSFVQRPEDIVEARQLIGDRAYLMAKIEKPSAVEQLQAIAELADAIMVARGDLGVEVPAESVPQIQKRIISTCRQLGKPVVVATQMLESMRFSPAPTRAEVTDVANAVAEGADAVMLSAETASGDYPLEAVQMMSKIIRQVENGPDYQAQLDVGRPKAEATVSDAISCAIRRISGILPVAVLVNYSESGASTLRAARERPRAPILNLTPNLNTARRLSVAWGVHSVVNDRLRQVDEVVSTALEIAQAQGMASRGDTLLITAGVPFGKPGSTNTLRIETLI from the coding sequence ATGACGCCTGATAAAAAAGTAAAGATCCTCGCCACCCTCGGCCCTGCGATCAACGGCATCGACGACATCCGCCAACTGGTCGAAGCCGGGGTGAACATCTTCCGCCTCAACTTCAGCCACGGCGAACACGCTGACCACGCCCTGCGTTACCAGTGGATCCGCGAAGTGGAGCAGCAACTGAACTACCCGCTGGGTATCCTCATGGACCTGCAGGGGCCTAAGCTGCGCGTGGGCCGCTTCGCTGAAGGCAAGGTGCAGCTGCAACGCGGCCAGGCCCTGCGCCTGGACCTGGACAAGACCCCGGGCGACAGCCGTCGGGTCAACCTGCCACACCCTGAAATCATCGCAGCCCTTGAGCCCGGCATGGACCTTTTGCTGGACGACGGCAAGCTGCGCCTGCGCGTCACCGCCAAGCACAACGACGCCATCGACACTGAAGTGCTGAACGGTGGCGAGTTGTCCGACCGCAAGGGCGTCAACGTACCGCAAGCAGTACTCGACCTGTCCCCGCTCACCGAAAAGGACCGCCGCGACCTGGCCTTTGGCCTGGAACTGGGCGTGGACTGGGTGGCCCTGTCGTTTGTACAGCGCCCTGAGGACATCGTTGAAGCCCGCCAGCTGATTGGCGACCGTGCCTACCTGATGGCCAAGATCGAGAAGCCGTCGGCAGTCGAACAACTGCAAGCCATCGCCGAACTGGCAGACGCAATCATGGTGGCCCGCGGTGACCTTGGCGTGGAAGTGCCGGCCGAAAGCGTGCCGCAAATCCAGAAGCGCATCATCAGCACCTGCCGCCAGCTGGGCAAACCGGTGGTGGTGGCCACGCAGATGCTCGAGTCCATGCGTTTCTCCCCAGCGCCGACCCGGGCCGAAGTCACCGACGTGGCCAACGCCGTGGCCGAAGGTGCCGATGCGGTCATGTTGTCGGCTGAGACTGCCTCGGGTGACTACCCGTTGGAAGCCGTGCAGATGATGAGCAAGATCATACGCCAGGTGGAAAACGGCCCGGACTACCAGGCCCAGCTCGACGTTGGCCGGCCAAAAGCCGAGGCCACCGTGTCGGACGCCATCAGCTGCGCCATCCGCCGCATCAGCGGCATCCTGCCGGTGGCGGTGCTGGTCAACTACAGCGAGTCGGGCGCCTCGACCCTGCGCGCTGCACGCGAGCGGCCACGGGCACCGATCCTCAACCTGACACCGAACCTGAACACCGCGCGCCGCCTCAGCGTGGCCTGGGGCGTGCATTCGGTGGTCAACGACCGCCTGCGTCAGGTGGACGAGGTGGTTTCCACCGCCCTGGAGATTGCCCAGGCGCAAGGCATGGCCAGCCGTGGCGACACGCTGCTGATCACTGCCGGTGTGCCTTTCGGCAAGCCAGGCTCGACTAACACGCTGCGGATCGAGACTTTGATCTGA
- a CDS encoding 2-hydroxy-3-oxopropionate reductase has product MAKIGFIGTGIMGKPMAQNLQKAGHSLFVSTHHDAAPADLIAAGAVALANPKEVAQEAEFIIVMVPDTPQVEAVLFGENGVAEGVGPNKVVIDMSSISPTATKAFAEKIKATGAAYLDAPVSGGEVGAKAATLSIMVGGCPKAFERTLPLFEAMGKNITRVGGNGDGQTAKVANQIIVALNIQAVAEALLFAAKNGADPAKVREALMGGFASSKILEVHAERMIKGTFDPGFRINLHQKDLNLALQGAKELGINLPNTSNAQQVFNTCQALGGGNWDHSALIKGLEHMANFSIRGDK; this is encoded by the coding sequence ATGGCTAAAATCGGTTTCATCGGCACCGGCATCATGGGCAAGCCCATGGCCCAAAACCTGCAAAAAGCAGGTCACAGCCTGTTCGTTTCAACCCACCACGACGCCGCGCCAGCCGACCTGATCGCCGCCGGTGCAGTGGCCCTGGCCAACCCGAAAGAAGTTGCCCAGGAAGCCGAATTCATCATCGTCATGGTGCCGGACACCCCGCAAGTGGAAGCCGTACTGTTCGGTGAAAACGGCGTTGCCGAAGGCGTGGGCCCGAACAAGGTCGTGATCGACATGAGCTCGATCTCGCCTACCGCCACCAAAGCGTTCGCCGAAAAAATCAAGGCAACCGGCGCAGCCTACCTGGACGCCCCGGTGTCCGGTGGTGAAGTCGGCGCCAAGGCCGCGACCCTGAGCATCATGGTCGGTGGCTGCCCGAAAGCCTTCGAGCGCACCCTGCCGCTGTTCGAAGCCATGGGCAAGAACATCACCCGCGTGGGTGGTAACGGTGACGGCCAGACCGCCAAGGTTGCCAACCAGATCATCGTTGCCCTGAACATCCAGGCCGTGGCCGAAGCCCTGCTGTTTGCCGCCAAGAACGGCGCCGACCCGGCCAAGGTGCGTGAAGCACTGATGGGCGGCTTTGCTTCGTCGAAAATCCTCGAAGTGCACGCAGAGCGCATGATCAAAGGCACCTTCGACCCAGGCTTCCGCATCAACCTGCACCAGAAAGACCTGAACCTTGCCCTGCAAGGCGCCAAGGAACTGGGCATCAACCTGCCCAACACCTCCAATGCCCAGCAAGTGTTCAACACCTGCCAGGCCCTGGGTGGCGGTAACTGGGACCACTCGGCGCTGATCAAAGGCCTGGAGCACATGGCCAACTTCTCGATCCGCGGCGACAAGTAA
- a CDS encoding mechanosensitive ion channel family protein, translated as MLRFLSTLLLGCLLSTHLLAADPAPTEEQPAEPAPVLQGGLLGALADGLDSAAQELDLDAHLVDAWRLRTDRAAKEVERLVDRHSADDSLHLIGNFILLTLTWAASFAAFTSLGRWVANRASGKPWLRERKRASSLLGYLLPYTLPALASLPLTLYASRFLDPSVARALGLSLAYATSSGLFSTSIILCLVTLFDAGHKRAAVAVIKRLAPRPLFMIGFLAAWSDALTSPQIARQLGGNITASVAVATGLIATFIFASLVVRLRRPVAHLIRNRAFKDRVQHRAVQETLRIFSVLWYLPILLMILVSAIHLIGAGEESQKALQKALLTTVLLVSTVFVSTLLQHLLAPRDADAGQRVRPYRELLRSLAHALLRIAMAVAFIELLGRIWGVSVIGFALSNSLGQAISNSLSSIGLILLVTWLLWVVLDTAIQEALKPAVGRRASRQPSTRVRTILPMLRNAIKVILIVICTITTMANLGINVAPLLAGAGVIGLAIGFGSQQLVQDVITGLFILIEDTISIGDWVVLDSGHAGTVESLTIRTLRLRDGKGFVHSVPFGQIKAVTNQSRQFAYAFFSVQFTYDSDVDASLALIHEVGKSISEDPLLRINLQGPLQVFGVDRMDLNGFVLTAQFRTISGGQYAVSRAFNERLKKRVDQTDNVSFAQVYPLPLQALGA; from the coding sequence GTGCTGCGCTTTCTCTCAACCCTGCTGCTCGGCTGCCTGCTGAGCACCCACCTGCTTGCCGCTGACCCCGCCCCCACCGAAGAACAACCCGCCGAACCCGCACCGGTCTTGCAAGGCGGCCTGCTGGGCGCCCTGGCCGACGGCCTGGACAGCGCCGCACAGGAACTCGACCTTGATGCCCATCTGGTTGATGCCTGGCGCCTGCGCACCGACCGCGCCGCCAAGGAAGTCGAGCGCCTGGTTGACCGGCACTCGGCCGACGACTCGCTGCATCTGATCGGCAACTTCATCCTGCTTACCCTGACTTGGGCCGCCAGCTTCGCCGCATTCACCAGCCTCGGCCGGTGGGTCGCCAACCGCGCTTCAGGCAAGCCCTGGCTACGCGAACGCAAGCGCGCCAGCAGCCTGCTCGGCTACTTGCTGCCCTATACCCTGCCGGCATTGGCCAGCTTACCGCTGACACTGTACGCCAGCCGCTTTCTCGACCCGTCGGTAGCGCGCGCACTGGGCCTGAGCCTGGCCTACGCCACCAGCAGCGGCCTGTTCTCGACCTCGATCATCCTGTGCCTGGTGACCCTGTTCGACGCCGGCCACAAACGCGCCGCTGTGGCGGTAATCAAACGCCTGGCCCCCCGCCCGCTGTTCATGATCGGCTTTCTCGCTGCCTGGAGCGATGCCCTGACCAGCCCACAGATTGCCCGCCAGCTTGGCGGCAACATCACCGCCAGCGTCGCCGTGGCCACCGGCCTGATTGCCACCTTCATCTTCGCCAGCCTGGTGGTCCGCCTGCGCCGCCCGGTCGCGCACCTGATCCGCAACCGCGCCTTCAAGGACCGCGTGCAGCATCGCGCGGTGCAGGAAACCCTGCGGATCTTTTCGGTGCTGTGGTATTTGCCGATCCTGCTGATGATCCTGGTGTCGGCCATTCACCTGATCGGCGCCGGCGAAGAAAGCCAGAAAGCATTGCAGAAGGCCTTGCTGACCACAGTGCTACTGGTCTCCACGGTGTTTGTCAGCACACTATTGCAACACCTGCTGGCACCGCGCGACGCAGATGCCGGGCAACGGGTACGGCCCTACAGGGAACTGCTGCGCAGCCTGGCCCACGCGCTGCTGCGCATCGCCATGGCAGTGGCCTTCATCGAACTGCTGGGGCGCATCTGGGGCGTTTCGGTGATCGGCTTTGCGCTAAGCAACAGCCTCGGTCAGGCCATCAGCAATTCGCTGTCGAGTATCGGCCTGATCCTGCTGGTCACCTGGCTGCTGTGGGTGGTGCTCGATACTGCCATTCAGGAAGCGCTCAAGCCTGCGGTGGGGCGGCGCGCATCGCGCCAGCCGAGTACCCGGGTACGGACCATCCTGCCGATGCTGCGCAACGCCATCAAGGTCATCCTCATCGTCATCTGCACCATCACCACCATGGCCAACCTGGGGATCAACGTCGCGCCTCTGCTCGCCGGTGCCGGGGTGATCGGCCTGGCCATCGGCTTCGGCTCGCAGCAACTGGTGCAGGATGTGATTACCGGGTTGTTCATTCTGATCGAGGACACCATTTCCATCGGCGATTGGGTCGTGCTTGACTCCGGCCATGCCGGTACCGTCGAGAGCCTGACGATCCGTACGTTGCGCCTGCGCGATGGCAAAGGCTTTGTGCACTCGGTGCCGTTCGGTCAGATCAAAGCGGTTACCAACCAGTCGCGGCAGTTCGCCTATGCGTTCTTCTCGGTGCAGTTCACCTACGACAGTGATGTGGATGCGTCACTGGCACTTATCCATGAAGTGGGCAAGTCGATCAGCGAAGACCCGCTGCTACGCATCAACCTGCAAGGGCCGCTGCAGGTGTTCGGGGTGGACCGCATGGACCTGAACGGGTTTGTGCTGACGGCGCAGTTCCGCACCATTTCCGGCGGGCAATATGCGGTGAGCCGAGCGTTCAACGAGCGGCTGAAGAAGCGGGTGGACCAGACCGACAACGTCAGTTTTGCCCAGGTGTACCCGCTGCCGCTGCAGGCCCTGGGGGCTTGA
- a CDS encoding RHS repeat-associated core domain-containing protein, with the protein MNNGQLPEQIAVEGGQAKWIRSYTAYGYSLNWPIPSVGFNGERHDGTLQAYALGNGHRFYSPIFMRFHSPDGLSPFGQGGLNAYCYCEGDPINSSDPSGQMKSMKTGLTAEFKRLGIPSAFKPGVKKYFENRSEAYSLGIGNAGYEISKGKDGRFTVAKVAGLGATRKQLERSQADNARLQEQNLALQRKIDEQLALRRLPKPLHPLPPPSRPPPLPPRGLPKSMSSAPDPAPIRQPSETEWISAAPSQFGN; encoded by the coding sequence ATGAACAATGGACAGTTACCCGAGCAAATCGCTGTCGAGGGTGGTCAGGCGAAGTGGATACGGTCATACACAGCTTATGGGTATTCACTGAATTGGCCGATTCCTTCAGTAGGTTTCAATGGCGAAAGGCACGATGGTACCTTGCAAGCCTATGCGCTGGGCAATGGCCACCGATTTTATAGCCCCATTTTTATGCGCTTTCACAGCCCGGATGGTTTAAGCCCTTTTGGGCAGGGTGGGCTGAATGCTTACTGTTATTGTGAGGGTGATCCGATAAACAGCTCTGACCCGTCAGGTCAGATGAAAAGTATGAAAACTGGGCTAACTGCTGAGTTTAAGCGCTTAGGCATACCGAGCGCTTTCAAACCGGGAGTGAAGAAATATTTCGAGAACAGGTCTGAAGCTTACAGCTTGGGTATTGGTAATGCTGGATACGAGATTTCCAAAGGGAAGGATGGACGGTTTACGGTGGCGAAGGTTGCTGGTCTGGGCGCTACTCGGAAACAGTTGGAGCGATCTCAAGCGGACAATGCTCGCCTTCAAGAACAGAATCTAGCGCTGCAGAGGAAGATCGATGAGCAGCTAGCGCTACGCCGTCTTCCGAAGCCTCTTCATCCTCTTCCTCCGCCCTCGCGACCGCCCCCACTTCCGCCCCGGGGCCTACCAAAGAGTATGTCCTCGGCACCCGATCCAGCCCCCATTAGGCAGCCGTCAGAGACGGAGTGGATATCTGCAGCCCCCAGTCAGTTCGGTAATTGA
- a CDS encoding class I SAM-dependent methyltransferase: protein MTSPIHTLEQHLLAALDPAPQETRRLFHGRGRCWAGLEQVTVDWLQGVLSVALFRELPEGQLAELEAMLRNLAQCPQWAGQAILIQHRYLPDSPGQWLLGEPCQQREVVEDGLSYLLDLGVRQNIGLFLDMRYGRRWVREQAAGKRVLNLFAYTCGFSVAAIAGGAEQVVNLDMAKSALARGRDNHRLNGHDASRVAYLGHELFKSWGKVRKYGPYDLIIIDPPTFQRGSFVLTQDYAKILRRLPELLSAGGTVLACVNDPAIGPEFLIEGMAEQAPSLAFVERLENPPEFPDVDPAGGLKALVFRQT from the coding sequence ATGACTTCCCCGATTCACACCTTGGAGCAACACCTGCTCGCCGCCCTCGACCCTGCCCCGCAGGAAACCCGCCGCCTGTTCCATGGCCGTGGCCGCTGCTGGGCAGGCCTGGAGCAGGTCACTGTCGACTGGCTGCAAGGCGTGCTCTCGGTAGCCCTCTTCCGCGAGCTGCCCGAGGGCCAACTGGCCGAACTGGAAGCCATGCTGCGCAACCTGGCCCAGTGCCCGCAATGGGCCGGCCAAGCCATCCTCATCCAGCACCGCTACTTGCCCGACAGCCCTGGTCAGTGGCTGCTGGGTGAGCCGTGTCAGCAACGTGAGGTGGTCGAGGACGGCCTGTCCTACTTGCTGGACCTGGGGGTGCGGCAAAATATCGGCCTGTTTCTCGACATGCGCTATGGCCGCCGCTGGGTGCGCGAGCAGGCGGCGGGCAAGCGCGTGCTGAACCTGTTCGCCTACACCTGCGGCTTCTCGGTAGCAGCGATTGCCGGGGGCGCCGAGCAGGTGGTGAACCTGGACATGGCCAAGTCGGCGCTGGCACGGGGTCGGGACAACCACCGCCTCAATGGCCATGACGCATCGCGGGTGGCGTATCTGGGGCATGAGCTGTTCAAGTCGTGGGGCAAGGTGCGCAAGTACGGGCCTTATGACTTGATCATCATTGACCCGCCAACCTTCCAGCGTGGCAGCTTCGTGCTGACCCAGGATTACGCGAAGATCCTGCGGCGTTTGCCAGAGTTGCTGAGCGCCGGTGGAACGGTGCTGGCGTGTGTCAACGACCCGGCGATCGGGCCGGAGTTTCTGATCGAGGGGATGGCTGAGCAGGCGCCATCGCTGGCGTTTGTCGAGCGGCTGGAAAACCCGCCGGAGTTTCCGGATGTGGACCCGGCCGGGGGGCTCAAGGCCTTGGTATTCCGCCAGACCTGA
- a CDS encoding ion transporter — protein sequence MSPPLSLRERLYIMVFQTDTVAGRRFDKILLLIILASLVTVILDSIDEVHQGYSGVLAAIEWGFTAVFLAEYITRLYCSPKPLRYAFSFYGLVDLLAIVPGIIALYYSDAQYLLIIRVIRMLRIFRVLKLSPYLKQANYLMEALRGSKQKIIVFLVSVSTLVTVFGTLMYVIEGPEHGFTSIPKGIYWAIVTLTTVGFGDIVPKTPLGQVLSSLVMITGYSIIAVPTGIFTAELANAMRGEQLQHDCPTCHKKTHEHGAAFCSRCGNGLFPKQ from the coding sequence ATGTCCCCTCCGCTATCCCTGCGCGAACGCCTCTACATCATGGTCTTCCAGACCGACACCGTAGCCGGTCGCCGCTTCGACAAAATCCTCTTGTTGATCATCCTCGCCAGCCTGGTCACTGTCATCCTCGACAGCATTGACGAAGTGCACCAGGGCTACTCCGGCGTGCTGGCGGCCATCGAATGGGGCTTTACTGCCGTTTTCCTGGCCGAGTACATCACCCGCCTGTACTGCTCGCCCAAGCCCTTGCGCTATGCCTTCAGTTTTTATGGCCTGGTCGACCTGCTGGCGATCGTCCCCGGGATCATCGCCCTGTACTACAGCGACGCCCAGTACCTGCTGATCATCCGGGTCATCCGCATGCTGCGGATCTTCCGCGTGCTCAAGCTCAGCCCGTACCTCAAGCAGGCCAACTACCTGATGGAGGCGCTGCGCGGTAGCAAGCAGAAGATCATCGTGTTCCTGGTCAGCGTATCGACCCTGGTAACGGTGTTCGGCACGCTGATGTATGTGATCGAAGGCCCGGAACATGGGTTTACCAGCATCCCCAAAGGCATCTACTGGGCCATCGTCACCCTCACCACCGTGGGCTTTGGCGATATCGTGCCAAAGACGCCGCTTGGGCAGGTGTTGTCGTCGCTGGTGATGATTACCGGTTACTCGATCATTGCTGTGCCGACCGGCATCTTTACCGCCGAACTGGCCAATGCCATGCGCGGGGAGCAGCTGCAGCATGATTGCCCGACGTGTCACAAGAAGACGCATGAGCATGGGGCGGCGTTCTGTTCCCGGTGTGGGAATGGGCTGTTTCCCAAACAATGA
- a CDS encoding sulfate ABC transporter substrate-binding protein, producing MKKLFTASLLAAGLALGNLAQAAPTLLNVSYDVMRDFYKDYNPAFQKHWEAEHKEKVNVQMSFGGSSKQARAVIDGLPADVITMNMATDINALVDNGKLVPDNWVTRLPNNSAPFTSATVFIVRKGNPKALKDWPDLLKDGVQVIVPNPKTSGNGRYTYLSAWGYVLKQGGDEAKARDFVGKLFKQAPVLDTGGRAATTTFMTNQIGDVLVTFENEAEMIAREFGRDQFEVVYPSVSAEAEPPVTVVDKVVAKKGTQAVAEEYLKYLWSPAAQEIAATNYLRPRDATVLAKYTDRFPKVEFLSVEKTFGDWRTVQKTHFNDGGVFDQIYTGQ from the coding sequence GTGAAAAAACTCTTCACCGCCTCGCTGCTCGCCGCAGGCCTGGCCCTGGGCAACCTCGCCCAGGCCGCCCCCACCCTGCTGAACGTTTCCTACGACGTGATGCGCGACTTCTACAAGGACTACAACCCGGCCTTCCAGAAGCACTGGGAAGCCGAGCACAAAGAGAAGGTCAACGTGCAAATGTCCTTCGGCGGCTCGAGCAAACAGGCGCGTGCGGTAATCGATGGCCTGCCAGCCGATGTCATCACCATGAACATGGCCACCGATATCAACGCCTTGGTCGACAATGGCAAGCTGGTGCCGGATAACTGGGTCACCCGCCTGCCGAACAACAGCGCGCCGTTCACCTCGGCCACTGTGTTCATCGTGCGCAAGGGCAACCCAAAAGCCCTGAAAGACTGGCCCGACCTGCTCAAGGACGGCGTGCAGGTGATCGTGCCCAACCCGAAAACGTCGGGTAACGGCCGCTACACCTACTTGTCGGCCTGGGGCTATGTGCTCAAGCAAGGCGGCGACGAGGCCAAAGCCCGTGATTTCGTTGGCAAGTTGTTCAAACAGGCGCCAGTGCTGGACACCGGTGGCCGTGCCGCCACCACCACCTTCATGACCAACCAGATTGGTGATGTGCTGGTCACCTTCGAGAACGAAGCCGAAATGATCGCCCGCGAGTTCGGGCGCGACCAGTTCGAAGTGGTCTACCCAAGCGTGTCGGCCGAAGCCGAGCCACCTGTCACTGTGGTCGACAAGGTCGTGGCGAAGAAAGGTACCCAGGCTGTGGCCGAGGAATACCTGAAGTACCTGTGGTCGCCAGCAGCCCAGGAGATCGCCGCCACCAACTACCTGCGCCCGCGTGATGCGACGGTACTGGCCAAGTACACCGACCGCTTCCCCAAAGTGGAATTCCTGTCGGTGGAGAAGACCTTCGGTGACTGGCGCACCGTGCAGAAGACCCACTTCAACGATGGTGGCGTGTTCGACCAGATCTATACCGGCCAGTAA
- a CDS encoding glycerate kinase type-2 family protein, with product MSVDPQKILRELFDTAIAAAHPRQVLEPYLPADRSGRVIVIGAGKAAAAMAEVVEKSWQGEVSGLVVTRYGHGANCQKIEVVEAAHPVPDAAGLAVAKRVLELVSNLNEDDRVIFLLSGGGSALLALPAEGLTLADKQQINKALLKSGATIGEMNCVRKHLSAIKGGRLAKACWPATVYTYAISDVPGDLATVIASGPTVADPSTSADALAILKRYNIEAPKAVIDWLNNPASETVKSDDPALARSHFQLIAKPQQSLEAAAVKARQAGFSPLILGDLEGESREVAKVHAGIARQIVQHGQPLKAPCVILSGGETTVTVRGNGRGGRNAEFLLSLTESLKGLAGVYALAGDTDGIDGSEENAGAFMTPGSYARAEALGLSASDELDNNNGYGYFAALDALIVTEPTRTNVNDFRAILILETAQS from the coding sequence ATGTCGGTCGATCCGCAAAAAATTCTCCGCGAGCTGTTCGACACAGCCATCGCTGCCGCCCACCCCCGCCAAGTCCTCGAACCCTACCTGCCCGCCGACCGTAGCGGCCGGGTCATCGTCATCGGCGCCGGCAAGGCCGCAGCCGCCATGGCCGAAGTGGTCGAGAAAAGCTGGCAGGGCGAAGTTTCCGGCCTGGTCGTGACCCGTTACGGCCACGGTGCCAACTGCCAGAAGATCGAGGTGGTCGAAGCCGCCCACCCGGTCCCCGACGCCGCCGGCCTGGCGGTAGCCAAGCGCGTGCTGGAGCTGGTCAGCAACCTCAATGAAGACGACCGCGTCATCTTCCTGCTGTCTGGCGGTGGTTCCGCCCTGCTGGCACTGCCGGCCGAGGGCCTTACCCTGGCCGACAAGCAACAGATCAACAAGGCACTGCTCAAATCCGGCGCCACCATCGGCGAGATGAACTGCGTGCGCAAGCACCTCTCGGCGATCAAGGGCGGCCGCCTGGCCAAGGCCTGCTGGCCGGCCACGGTCTACACCTATGCCATTTCCGATGTACCGGGCGACCTTGCCACCGTGATCGCCTCTGGCCCCACCGTGGCCGACCCGAGCACGTCGGCTGACGCCCTGGCTATTTTGAAACGCTACAACATCGAAGCGCCCAAAGCAGTCATCGACTGGCTGAACAACCCGGCTTCGGAAACCGTCAAGTCCGATGACCCGGCCCTGGCTCGCAGCCACTTCCAGCTGATTGCCAAACCCCAGCAATCGCTCGAAGCCGCTGCGGTAAAAGCCCGACAGGCAGGTTTCAGCCCGCTGATCCTCGGCGACCTGGAAGGCGAATCACGCGAGGTGGCCAAGGTGCACGCCGGTATCGCCCGGCAGATCGTCCAGCATGGCCAGCCACTGAAGGCACCCTGCGTGATCCTGTCAGGCGGCGAAACCACTGTGACCGTACGCGGCAATGGCCGTGGCGGGCGCAACGCCGAGTTCCTGCTCAGCCTCACTGAAAGCCTGAAAGGCCTCGCGGGCGTATACGCCTTGGCCGGCGACACCGACGGCATCGATGGCTCGGAAGAAAACGCCGGTGCCTTCATGACCCCAGGCAGCTACGCCCGCGCCGAGGCCCTGGGCCTGTCGGCCAGCGACGAGCTGGACAACAACAACGGCTATGGCTATTTCGCCGCGCTGGATGCGCTGATCGTCACCGAACCGACCCGCACCAACGTCAACGACTTCCGCGCCATCCTGATCCTCGAGACTGCCCAATCATGA
- a CDS encoding urea transporter translates to MYTKNFVNPCPDWATALLNGFSQVLLLRNPLCGLCCLLAILLTAPDLVGGALLGALAGLLTAQARGYDRADRQAGLYCYNGVLIGILISAVLPWSVMLPPLIIAAGGLSSIITHQWRKRGGKLLIAYTAPFVLLGWATLLITSPAPSGFVEADPLQALARGVGQIFLLDQPWAGLLIIVGMFIANPYAAMWAVIGSAIGGGVALLADQAQGAWLGLYGFNAALAALAFSRQGEKPWVTLLAIALALLLQPLFKLLPVPGLTAPFVAACWLMHVAGHLGHRTQKDSSHQLPN, encoded by the coding sequence ATGTACACCAAAAATTTCGTCAACCCGTGCCCTGACTGGGCCACGGCGTTACTCAACGGCTTCAGCCAGGTGCTGCTGCTGCGCAACCCCCTGTGCGGCCTGTGCTGCCTGCTGGCCATCCTGCTGACCGCGCCCGACCTGGTCGGCGGCGCCCTGCTCGGCGCCCTGGCCGGCCTGCTCACCGCCCAGGCCCGCGGCTACGACCGCGCCGACCGCCAGGCCGGGCTGTACTGCTACAACGGCGTGCTGATCGGCATCCTGATCAGCGCCGTGTTGCCCTGGTCGGTCATGCTGCCGCCGCTGATCATCGCTGCCGGCGGGCTGTCCAGCATCATTACCCACCAGTGGCGCAAGCGCGGCGGCAAACTGCTGATCGCCTACACCGCGCCGTTTGTGCTGCTGGGCTGGGCCACCCTGCTGATCACCAGCCCCGCCCCCAGCGGCTTCGTCGAAGCCGACCCGCTGCAGGCCTTGGCGCGTGGTGTGGGTCAGATCTTCCTGCTCGACCAGCCCTGGGCCGGCTTGCTGATCATTGTCGGCATGTTCATTGCCAACCCCTATGCGGCAATGTGGGCTGTGATCGGCTCGGCCATCGGTGGCGGTGTGGCGCTGCTCGCCGATCAGGCGCAAGGTGCCTGGTTGGGGCTATACGGTTTCAACGCAGCCTTGGCGGCACTGGCCTTCAGCAGACAAGGTGAAAAGCCGTGGGTGACGCTGCTGGCGATTGCCCTGGCCTTGCTGCTGCAACCGCTATTCAAGCTGCTGCCGGTTCCTGGCCTGACCGCGCCCTTTGTCGCCGCCTGTTGGCTGATGCATGTAGCGGGTCACCTAGGTCACAGGACACAGAAAGACAGCTCACATCAATTACCGAACTGA